AGTTTTTATAAATTCTGATAACAACTGCATTGCAGATTAAAACGCTTATAATACAGCAACAGGTTTGAGCATGCCCGAATTCTCATATAACACTGCCTTATTCAGGcatatattatacaaatatagCATGGACTTGAGCCTTCTACTGGAAAACTACTGGCCTGAATGTTGAAAAAGTGACGTAAGAGGAAAGGTCAGGGAGTCAGGAGCGTGCTGACAGGGGTCACGCAGGTCTGACCGAACGATTTAGAACAACTGCCCCTTCCAACTTAGTGACTTAGCACTGAAGGTAAAACTAAGAGGGAAACGAAATCGATTAAATTGGTCTAGTGACTTCTTGAGTGTTATGAAGGTTCCTTGTAAGCAAGAAGGTGGATAATGTGGTTGACTgacttttactgttttttttaatcaagaaacatatcgcaaaaaaaaaaaaaaatcctaaaaacgTCTGTCTGGCCGGCAGTGTGGGTGTGGTTGTCCTCGTTTACCCTAATCACACACCTGCTGTTTGCCTCGCCGCTTCTTGCTGACCCTTTGTTCACCTCTTGATCTCACGTCTCTACTTCCCTCATCCTTGTTACTATGTTTCCCTTTGGATGTTGTACTTCATTAACTTTCTCCAAATTCTGTTACTGTGCATGGCTATTGGTTATCTTTTGATTCAGTTTCCCTTATACTAGCCCAAGTACTTCATTTCACGTCTCTTGTTTCGCATGTTGTTTTCTTCAGCGTTACTTGTTTTAGTATTACTTTTGCTTTCCTTCCTATTGACCTCCCCAATCTCCCCCCATATACTGAATCCCAACCAAGCTGCCGAACCGTCCAGTCTCCCACGGTATAACTATCAAACTACCCAACGCTGGGTCCTCGTGTTACCTAGCAACAGCAGACCAGGGACTCCAGGGAATTCCACCGCAGCACGATATCACGTTTCTTTACCGGGCTCCGACTGGTCCACTTGAATgacccttacaaaagtttacacAGTCATTTTGTAGTTAACTCTGTTTCCCCAGTATTACCACGTTTACAACAGGTATACTTTaaaaatgcttgcctgtgctttatggttatgttttttttaattttattttttatcatcctttactacactttgcaatgACGTTACCATGTAAACTGAATGCTGACCAGAATTATGTTGTGTATTGTAAATGAATGCATACAAATATACAAGTTGGAATTGTAATTATCATACATGATAATTGATACATTAAATGACTGAACTTGGAGGTAGAGGTGCTGGAGGCATATTCACTCATCCATGTGAGCAAGCAAGTACTTTCATGGATTTTATTTACACAGAGGAAGATAAACTATATTCAACAAACTGACAACTCAACAATATTGGTTTTATAACAATTTCCACTATGGCCATGGAAACAGGTTTATTGCAAAACATTAAATACGGAAATAATTATCTGTGAGTGACTATAAATCCCAAAGATAGTGTACAACTTGCCATATTAGAGAGCGtaaagcaaaatacatttttttcacaacaataaaatacaaacaacgtgtatttacaaaataataatactgttattattattattattattattattattattattattattattattattattattattttaaataaacaaataaatacataacgatGTACCCCCAACGTGTCGTGGAACTTGAGAAACAACGAGTCCTAATTGTCCACAGGTGGTAAGAGATGCCGGAGCACATACACGTTGTTCGTAAGCTcggtcattttttaaattaataattcaaaCTATTTACTAGCTGTTACCTTATAGAAGAGCTCTGCAAGAAAGTGTGCACGTTTTACACAGGACGCGTATGAAGTCAGGATTTGTGTGTAAGTATCCTACGTTTTACTTTAATGACATTAAACCATATCCGGAGGGAGATTTGggcatttcagtttttttctacTAATGTCGATATATTCAATAGTTTTACAGGATATTCACAAGCAAGTCACAAACACATATTTGGAACTTGACTGGCCGCCTCTTGGTGTTGGGTGGGTTTTATTATAGCGCGATGGGGATgcacagaaataaaatatatcGAGTCTTTCTGTACAGTATGCCACCCTTACATTTCTACACGTACAATGTAGTGAACCCCTTGTCTAATTATGATGAAATTTGCTCAGGACATTCTTTACCTATTAAGCATATCAGAAACTGTGTATATTGAATGGAGGCGCCTACTCGTCTGTCCGTATGTCAAACTTCTATTTGTACATGCGCATACTGTAGGTGTGCTGCAGGTTATGGTGACTCAGTTTTTCACGTTAGTCACGGACATGCTGGTTTATTTAAGAACTGTATATTTATGGTCATTCCCATAAGTTACAAATCTAATCAAGCTTTGGTTGTAGAGCTTGCTCTGTCTGAAATAATTTAACCTCTTTTCAGTCTGACACACAAACCTTGTATAACTGTCAAATTTGTGTATGGGTAGTTTTTCTATGCTTTTAAAATGGCCCAGCTTTTCAAACAAGAGGTTGAAGTAATATTACCTTTATTTTTGCgatgtgtatttaaaaagaaacaaaaaaagcagaaACTTTCATGTGCAAGTATGCTTTATTAAATAGTGTCAGTATTTATTAGAAAATGTCAGTATATTCAACATTTTCCTGGTAGGGATGAGAGAACCAGCAATGGGTTAAAACCGATATGTAATCCTAATAGTTAGacaaatataaaatgaataacACATATAGTAACAACAAATATAATGATTTAGTGGGCTATGCAGGTTAGTATTATTCTGAAAATAACCATCCAAAGCTAAGCATCTATATCCATATTCCACATATAAATTCCTCTCTTTTTTATTAGTAGTTTAAACTTTTTTGGCTATCTTGATAAAACCTAGCAGTATGTATAAACAAATTGAATGCACAAAAAACAACAGTTAAAactacatgtttttattttaacaccacTTTAGTGAAAAAGCACCGGTTCACTTAGAGTATCTATTTCCAAACATTTCACCTGTATTTAGCATTATACTGGTGAAATGTGTATTGTGATTGCTAATTTGGCATTAGATACCCTTTGAGATTTACTtcactaaattattaaaacagcacCACTCTTGCACAGCACCACTTAGATTGTGAGGTAACTACAGTTAATACTAAATATAGGTATGCCACATACAACCAAAAATTGTATTTCCCTTTAATAAAACGCTCAAagaaaatatatgtggaaaaatatatattttgtatatatatatatattactaaggTGTTGCAGTGCAGAAACATCAGTTgacattttaaacagttaatacagttgttgttttttttttctttctgaaaaagaCTCTCCCATCAGTAATGAAGTACATTTCGTTATCTGGGGTTTGTTCCAAGCAGTATAACCTAGTGTCCCCCATCATTAGTCTACTGATTTTACTCTCTATTTTTTTCTATTGATGTCTTGTCAACATCTTGTTCAAAGGTAGTTCCACACCACTGCATTACATTCCAGAGCCTTCGTCTGTGTCGCCTTcaggtttctaaaaaaaaaaaaaaaagcattaaagtTTGAGTTTAAAGATTCTCacaggaataaaacaaacaaacaaacaaacaaaaaaaaccctccatTGAAGAGAAAAGAGGGTTTACATTACAGCTATTTCAAAATCAGACCCAGGGAGTGCTACATGTTTGGTGTTTAGTAAGGCCCGGGGTGGAAGTGAATGTcctatgttttatttttagactGCTCCTTTTGTCCTCTCAATCAGAAACCACGTAGTCcgcaaacacacagtactgcagataTCCATAACCAATACTCAGTCATAAAACTGAGCAAAACTAAACTACTAACTTGACAAATGTCTGTTTTCCAATGTCTGTAGGTGCAAAGATAACTataaacttaagaaataaaatgACACTAAACTCCTCAATCAAAAGGTGGACCCTGCTGCAGTGATTGTGTCTCTCAGTCCCTTCGCTTCTCACACTCTCAATGTTGAACACAATACCGGCCTTGCATTTTTTGGGTTTGGACTTGAAGCTTGATGTGTTCCTTCAGAATGGTCTGTTTGAGTCTTGGTTCCAAGCCTTTTGAGTAGCATCTGATGCACAGAGTACGTTTAAACACACTGTATACCGTTGGGTTAAAAGGGTCATCTTCCCTAGTCATTCTTGTGTAGTGAATGCATGTGAGCTACAAATAACAAAGTAGGTTTTCTGCAATCTCTCCTAACTGGTTTGTAGTTACTCGCTGGATGAACAGAGCTGCACATGCAGTACAAAGGTAAAAGCCATCAGGTAAGGTGAAGCTAATGGCTTACTGTACCTGCTGCTGTCCGGGCTTCGGACCACCATCAGTTTTTGAATGTTGGGTTTCTTCCTGTGgagtaaataagaaaaataacacaAGTCTTTTTGCAATTGTTTTCCCTTTTTATTAGAAGATACAGGTATAGGTAAAtgctatttaaataacagtagaCATGCAACAATTACTAAGTATATACACTAGTGTATATGACTGGGCTGTTCATATTGAATCAGGTAACAGCAAGTTCGTTTCACGCAATCTTGTCTTGCATAGCTCCTGCAGATCGATTCTTTGCAAATTACTAAAGTTTCTAAAATAACATAGACCAGTTTCTTATTAAAACCTGAGGATGCAAACCAACAGATACCTTGGTACATGTCTGTAGTTGCATGCATATAGTATTTATTGcaatttaatttcagtttcacactttagtttgtttgtgtttcataTTCCAGTGTGTTGTTCTGTTGCCTTTCCTCTGGATTGCTACATTGTACTGACGTGGACAGACTGTGATTCTGTATAGTGCTCACATTAACACACTGTGATTCTGTATAGTGCTCACATTGACACACTGTGATTCTGTGTTGTACACACATTGACAGACTGTGATTCTGTATTGTACTCACATTGACAGACTGTGATTCCAGGAGCTCCTCGGACTCACTTTCTTCATTGCTGCACCCTGCTTCGTAACATTCAGACGAGCGTTTCTCTCTCCCCTTGGACAGGAATTCAGCAGCAGTGGACTTTTTCATCACAGCTTAACACACGTTACAGCAGTGCATCAGTAGGGATGTGATTGTTGACACTGATgggtaatgtattttatacaagcATGTGTACCCTCTTGTaggctttattttatttagagaTTTAAATAAAGTCATGAGATTTTTCAAAGAAGGTGATGAACAGCTATTGTGTATAAACCCTGATTTTGGCAGGATACATTTACAATTGTCAGAAGAGGATGGACATCTTTAGTGAGCACAATGTGTGGAGGAAGAAGCCTGCACATTTTGCTATGCTACATTATTGTGTTTTAAcccaaaaatgtttttcatttttcgaATCCAAAGTTTACTGTTTGTTCAACTAAAATGTGGCCCAAGTATCATACAAGTGAGGTGTAATCTGAGAAAGAAACCAGTATCCATTTTAACAAGATAGCTTGCATGCATTGGTACATAGAAATGACAACATTGTGCCTTTATTAGCACAGGATAAGTCCCTAAGAGAACTGGAGAAAGCAGTTCTGTAGTGGAGGTGTTCCCTTACTCTGGCATCAGACTTACTTATTGCATGCAGTTTGAAATCGGTGATACAGTTAAGTATGTTTTAAGTTCAGATTTTTATATTATCCTTCAACTGAAACTTGATCTGCTATAAATTTCAGTGAGTTGTAAACTCAAGATGTAAAAGCTGGTATCTTACCTGCTTCACTGGTGATGTAGACTGTGAGCAACATTACCAGCAAAGGCAATATCATCTTTAAGGCGCTGAGTGTCATCTCTTCTTCTACGATTCATAGAATTGTCTCCAAAACCTGCAGACTTTTTACAGTATCTGCGCACAGGCCACGCCTCTAGGTGGTGAGAACCTTCCAGGTGTGCTAAGCTCCTCCCCAGTGGAATATCGCCATAATTATTCGTGGCTTTTAGAACTGTATTTTTCTGCCTTTACTGGGGTTGGCAGCTTACAAACAGCATTAGTTATTAGTGCACATCAGCTTGGCTgtaagatttcatttttttttgttacctgtATTTGCCTCCTTGCTTTAAGTAATCTACAGATGTTGTTGACCTTCAGTGATGCAGCTCTAACATGGAGAGTACTGAATTTCTTTCTTTTCCATGTGGGTTGGTGACAAAATCTCAACTTGTGTACgttttaaacaaagtaaatcaATCTattatttgaatggaatgaaggtTTGTGTTATTTGGTTCTAGGTgtgtattatttaaacaattatttatttggcagttgGTATGTATGATAAAAACATAGTATTAAATTCAAACCAGTCATACATTGTAATCAATGTAGCAAAATGTAAACTATTTCTTTTGGAATGTAACATCCAAAACGTTGGCAGGCATGAGTGTTTTCTCGAAGGTTTGAGAAAGCACTCCATAATTACTATACTGTTGTACACTGCCTGACTGCAGGAGTGGTATGGTTTATTTGATGTATGCAGATGgaagaaaatatatcaaatatattaatatatccaAATAATATATCCAAATAAAGGACTTTGTGATTGTGAGCATTCAGTTACAAGCAAAAATGTGCATGGTTACAAACAAAGAGCAAGAGAGCTCCGAGTCTGTGTAATGTTTATCTCCGTAGATTTGAATGGTATGAAATACTAAACCAAATCCCCGCAAAATGAAACCAGTCTCCTTGAGCACAAAGATGAATGTTTTTCTGACGGATGTTATTCGACTGCACAGCAGTTAATTTGTTGTTGCGTAGTCATAGtcagtggcgttgctgtggaggaAAGATAAAACCCTGTGTAGTAAAAGGTGTGCTAAACAATTATTATCTCCTTCCTGGGATTCTCTATTGAGGATGCTGTGCCATCTACAGAGCCTGGTTGCAAACACTATCAATGCTGGATATGTTCCAGATCCTTAGATAGCAATTGCATTAGTTGTCCACCAGGTGGCACCGAACACTCAGTAAAGCATTTGATTAAAACTTGaattgcatagcaatttcatTTTAAGGCCAACCAGTTTTTACTGTAGTATGAAGATGattaaaatcaaaacagaaaaacatagaAATATGTACAATATGTATGTTTATATAATCCTGTTAATGACACATATCTTTCCTTTGTTACTTGTCTAATTACTTTATTAAGAACATACACTCTTTGAAAAATCACTTTCAAGTAAGTACAGTTGCATGGTACGTTTGTTATTCTGTAATGCAAATATGTAAAGCAGTATATTTACAAAAAATTGAGAAATAAAAGGGGTGTTATAGGTAGATaacatggtttcttttttcagcatTAAGTAGTCATAAAGGCTATAtggtatatataatgtgtgtgtgagagtaccTTAAACATGCAACACAAAGTTCTGAGTTGGTCATTCACAATACTAGTGTAGCTTTACAATAGGTAATGGTTTCcatataaaactattaaaagaacAACACACTTTCCTTAGACAAAACGATTGTATGCTTGTAAAGTTTGAAGACACACTTGGGATATGAAGTTATACTGGGGACAGTGTAACTTGCTTGGTGATGACATATAGATGAACACAGGTAAAAAAACATAACTGTCTACAGTTACATTTAGTACAACAGAGGTTTGGTTCTGATGATACCTTCTAATAGTGTTGGCTCAATATGTATATGTAATAACACAATATCTTACAAGACTGCATAGGTACATATATTCAGCTGATCCTATTGAAAGATATCACCATCAAATCCTTTATGTGGACCAACACGGCATATCCTAGTGTACAATGTTGTTACAGATTTGTATGTTCTGTTAGATAGAGTTTGTAATTCTGCACATGTTTAATGCTGTTGTTAAACTAATGCAGTGATTGAAGCACACTGTATTGGTTGTATGTGTCGCAGATGAGAAATGCAGTTTACAATTACGTTCCAATTATCTGCTTCTTTGTTGCCATGATTGGGTGTAGATATATTTCTTGTATTGCTGGTGGGAATATAGGATTAGTGAATTTATGCTATGATGTGTGTTTTCTTGTGTGTAGGATTATCATGATTAATCAACATTTTCTTCCTGTATCTGGTTGTGGGGGGTTATCTTACTGTATCTGGAGGGGGGGTCTCTTACTGTATCTGGAGGGGGGGTCTCTTACTGTATCTGGAGGGGGGTTATCTTACTGTAGCTGGAGGGGGGGTCTCTTACTGTATCTGGAGGGGGGGTCTCTTACTGTATCTGGAGGGGGGTTATCTTACTGTAGCTGGAGGGGGGGTCTCTTACTGTATCTGGAGGGGGGGTCTCTTACTGTATCTGGAGGGGGGTTATCTTACTGTATCTGGAGGGGGGGTCTCTTACTGTATCTGGAGGGGGGGTCTCTTACTGTATCTGGAGGGGGGGTCTCTTACTGTATCTGGAGGGGGGTTATCTTACTGTATCTGGAGGGGGGTTATCTTACTGTATCTGGAGGGGGGGTCTCTTACTGTATCTGGAGGGGGGGTCTCTTACTGTATCTGGAGGGGGGGTCTCTTACTGTATCTGGAGGGGGGGTCTCTTACTGTATCTGGAGGGGGGTTATCTTACTGTAGCTGGAGGGGGGGTCTCTTACTGTATCTGGAGGGGGTTATCTTACTGTATCTGGAGGGGGGGTCTCTTACTGTATCTGGAGGGGGTTATCTTACTGTAGCTGGAGGGGGGGTATCTTACGGTATCTGGAGGGGGTTATCTTACTGTAGCTGGAGGGGGGGTATCTTACGGTATCTGGAGGGGGTTATCTTACTGTAGCTGGAGGGGGGGTATCTTACGGTATCTGGTTGGGGGGCAGATTGAATAATGCAGTCAGTGTATTGCATCGCCACACAAACAAGCGTTATATCATGTATAGAAATCGATAGGAAaaagacacacagagaggcaGTTAGGAAAAAAGCCAACATTTATTAGTTTTGAAGGCAACTTGCTGATAAGAGCAGATAGACTATGGAGCTATACTGTATTACGGTTGCTGTCATTTTGTTCATGCAGAcaactgaatgttttttttcttttcttttaatactgTGTTTTCATTCTCCCCATACAGAGCAGAACTAGGTTAAGGTACTTGCAGTGAAACAGATATGTATTTctacatgtaatatatatatatatatatatatatatatatatatatatatatatatatatatattgcacaactAAAAGGTCACTTTACGTTTGATCCACAGTACTGCAGTTTTTTGATGGTTCAGTAGTTCTCCAATAAGCGAGTATGTGGTATTGAATACTTTAATCTTTTACTGATTAATCGCTTCAGTCTCCACACATGTAGGAGTTCTGAACATGCTTCAGTGGTTACAGACACTTGGGGAAGCTGCTGTTAAACACTATGGCATGCAATACAGTATTCTCAAAGCGTGTTTTACCAAGGCCAATGTGTCCCATCATGTTGCAGGAAAACAGCCTCAATTGAGTCCAATGAAATACTCAACTAAAAGGATGTAAAAACCAATTGAAAATGCTGTACTGTACAAGCTGAAAGCAGTGTCAGAGACAGCACCTTTTCAATTCAACAACGTTGTTTGTTTTCATATTGGATGTGCATTACAATGTGGAACTCTCCTTTCATGGAAAGACAGGACAGGGTAACTAGTGGCTATAGTCCTACAGTCCTATCGCCTTGCACACGCTACAGTTAACGGCTGCTTTCTGAGTTATAGACAATTCCAGGTAGGCTATTAGTGTGTCACCCTGGCACTGTATCTCTCTCCAGCCTAGTAACACAGCTTTATTAGAATGAAAATCTTTTAAGATATCATTGCATTATTAAAGGCAAGACACAGTGAGAGACTAGCCGTCTGTAAGCTGCCTGAATTTAGCGGGAAAGCGAATCCTCTGCAGACAAACAGTGTCCGTGAACGTGAACAAACCAGCCAGGCTGCCCGTTGTGGCCGCTGTTGTTTTTACACTTCCTTCTCTTCCGAGGTTAAAACTGGCGTCCTTCTTAAATTTTCTTTGACTTTGAGAAATTCCGGTGCATTTCCTGGTCTCTCATCCTGTTCGTCTTGTTCCTTTTCAAGCTGCAACACAGACACGTTACAGACATTATTAACATGGTGCTGGAGTCCTGGGTTGTTATCCAGAGAAGTGTCTTGGGTAGTGGGAGAATTGTAATATTTTGTGTATTGTCTACCAACGTCACCTGCTGGACACTTAATACATTTGTACCTTTTCAGCGTACAAAGATCCAAATTCATTTTGGACTGTAGACAAATTAATATTCTGTGGGTGATCCATTTAGGCAAGTGTTTGTCTAGGTATTTACCCATATAAAAGAGATTTATATTTCAACAAGTCTTACTAGTGAAGGCTAATAAAtataatagatttaaaaaataaaataccatcaCATCTTTAATTTCTATCCCTTTACCACTTGCACAAGCCCATTGTACCCCTGTCTGCTGCTTGATACAGTGCTGGCCGTGGAGATCTCCGTACCTGGTCTAACTTTTGTTGTCTTTTCAGAAGCTCCTGTTCGAAGGGAGATTTCAACCTCAGGgcctcctcttcctcttttttCTTTCGAATGTGCTGATCTCTCTTCCTGTGTTCCAGCACTCTCTGCAGCTCTGGTTTGTTTTCAATACCCGTGCCCCTGTGAAGAAAACATTTTGAACTGGCTTGAGTTCTGCAGTGCTCAATCAAGTACGTTGGAGTACCCCAGAGTCTCTTAAACAAGGGGGCGGAGGAGAGAGGCTTCCCGAACACAGTtttctggtctttgttccaactggGCTGTCGGTTACTGAAATGAACCCTTATCTGAACTAATCATTTTTctaattagacattttttttattgttttcacctCTTGAACAGTTTCAAGTTAACTGTAACCTTTTtagaagtaacttgaaatctgcaactttttaggaactgaaaacaattaaaaaggtaaacttaagcaaattattagttcaattaagggtttaattaagcaattgagagctcagttggaatgaaaacctgaaGACCCAGGgggcccccaggaccagggtttggAACCACTGATGTCGGTGACGACATCACTTTATGATTCCAACTTCTCCCCAGCAGAGGGCAGTCTTGTAACTGCGGACTTCATACAGATACTGAAATATGTTGTCcaaaatactgttatttaaagacTATAGATGAAACCTATAAACCTCATGTGTTTTAGTCCAAAATCACCTCAGTGGTTAAGCTGCAATCAAAGATCCCAGGATGCAGCAGCTAtaatgttgtatttgaaatatttgcatatcctgaattaacattaaaaaagtaaCCAAGATATGATCAGTACTAtagaaaaagggggggggggggggcaaatatATGGTTTTGATTTTGTAAAACTCGATATTATGGTACCATGATATGAAGGAAGGGATTAGAACGACCAATCTAATGGCTGCATGTGCAGTGCTGCACACGGTACAATTAGACAGCAGTCCATTCAATGCCAGATGTTGCACCAGATACTTGGCTAATTGCTTAGGTGGCTGGGTTCCAATTACAAATGCTTGCAATAGTCAGTAAATAGACTtagaaaggttgtttttttttaaactaagtgtAAT
This genomic stretch from Acipenser ruthenus chromosome 16, fAciRut3.2 maternal haplotype, whole genome shotgun sequence harbors:
- the LOC131697701 gene encoding actin-associated protein FAM107A-like isoform X1, translated to MGAAHGKKKEYSLQHQPCTENGKHIMNGSAPMYSDMQREQHGIGSIMAQPDYQDRNDDLIKPKKLLNPVKASKSHQELHRELLMNQKRGTGIENKPELQRVLEHRKRDQHIRKKKEEEEALRLKSPFEQELLKRQQKLDQLEKEQDEQDERPGNAPEFLKVKENLRRTPVLTSEEKEV
- the LOC131697701 gene encoding actin-associated protein FAM107A-like isoform X2; translated protein: MYSDMQREQHGIGSIMAQPDYQDRNDDLIKPKKLLNPVKASKSHQELHRELLMNQKRGTGIENKPELQRVLEHRKRDQHIRKKKEEEEALRLKSPFEQELLKRQQKLDQLEKEQDEQDERPGNAPEFLKVKENLRRTPVLTSEEKEV